The Natronoglycomyces albus genome has a segment encoding these proteins:
- a CDS encoding response regulator transcription factor: MRLVIAEDSVLLRTGLIRLLSDAGIDVVGEADDAASLLRHVAELNPDLAIVDVRMPPTYTDEGIRAAIEIRRRFPATAVLVLSQYVEEEYATELISQNTHRVGYLLKDRVADVGDFVDAVNRVNDGGTALDPEVISQLLVRSHRKDPLDRLTPRERDVLALMAEGRSNAGIARVLTLSDGAVEKHIGNILNKLDLPSATGDNRRVLAVLRFLES; encoded by the coding sequence GTGAGACTAGTTATCGCCGAGGACTCGGTGTTGCTACGCACGGGCCTGATTCGACTTTTGAGCGACGCGGGGATTGACGTGGTGGGAGAAGCCGACGACGCGGCATCACTGCTGCGGCACGTGGCCGAACTCAACCCCGACCTCGCCATTGTGGACGTACGGATGCCTCCCACCTACACCGACGAAGGCATTCGCGCCGCCATCGAGATCCGGCGCCGCTTTCCCGCAACGGCCGTCCTCGTACTCAGCCAATACGTCGAGGAAGAATACGCCACCGAACTCATCTCGCAAAACACCCACCGGGTCGGATATTTGCTCAAAGACCGCGTTGCCGACGTAGGGGACTTCGTTGACGCGGTCAACCGGGTCAACGACGGAGGAACCGCGCTCGACCCCGAGGTCATTTCCCAGTTGCTGGTACGCAGCCACCGTAAAGACCCACTCGACCGGCTCACCCCACGCGAACGCGACGTCCTCGCGCTCATGGCGGAGGGACGCTCCAACGCCGGAATCGCACGCGTGCTCACGCTCAGCGACGGGGCGGTGGAAAAGCACATCGGCAACATACTCAACAAACTCGACCTCCCATCGGCGACCGGCGACAACCGCCGTGTCCTGGCGGTTCTCAGATTCCTGGAGTCCTAA
- the fbaA gene encoding class II fructose-bisphosphate aldolase, which produces MPIATPEVYTEMLDRAKRDRFAYPAINVSSTQTLNAALAGFAEAESDGIIQVSTGGAEYLSGPTIKDKVAGAVALAEAAHTLAKNYGVNIALHTDHCPKDKLDSFVRPLLDISEQRVKAGQNPLFQSHMWDGSAVPLQENLEIAQELLARTAAAKMILEIEVGVVGGEEDGVSAAIDDKLYTTVEDGLATAAALGIGEKGRYMTALTFGNVHGVYKPGNVKLRPEILKEIQDAVGKKYGQEKPFDLVFHGGSGSLPEEIGAAVDYGVIKMNVDTDTQYAFTRPVAEHMFRNYDGVLKVDGEVGNKKAYDPRAYGKAAEAGMAARVVEACENLRSAGTKIK; this is translated from the coding sequence ATGCCCATCGCAACACCTGAGGTCTACACCGAGATGCTCGACCGGGCCAAGCGCGACCGCTTTGCCTACCCGGCCATCAACGTTTCCTCCACCCAGACCCTGAACGCCGCGCTGGCGGGCTTCGCCGAAGCCGAATCTGACGGCATCATCCAGGTCTCCACCGGTGGAGCCGAATACCTCTCAGGGCCCACGATCAAGGACAAGGTCGCCGGGGCGGTCGCGCTGGCCGAAGCCGCGCACACGCTGGCGAAGAACTACGGCGTCAATATCGCCCTGCACACCGACCACTGCCCGAAGGACAAGCTGGACTCCTTCGTGCGCCCGCTGCTGGACATCTCCGAGCAGCGCGTCAAAGCCGGCCAGAACCCGCTGTTCCAGTCGCACATGTGGGACGGATCGGCTGTGCCGTTGCAGGAGAACCTGGAGATCGCGCAGGAGCTGCTAGCACGCACCGCTGCGGCGAAGATGATCCTGGAAATCGAAGTGGGCGTTGTCGGCGGCGAAGAGGACGGCGTCTCCGCGGCGATCGACGACAAGCTGTACACGACCGTCGAAGACGGCCTGGCCACCGCCGCCGCGCTCGGCATCGGCGAAAAGGGCCGGTACATGACGGCTCTGACCTTCGGTAACGTGCACGGCGTCTACAAGCCGGGCAACGTCAAGTTGCGCCCGGAGATCCTGAAGGAAATCCAGGACGCCGTGGGTAAGAAGTACGGCCAAGAAAAGCCGTTCGACCTCGTCTTCCACGGTGGTTCGGGCTCGCTGCCCGAGGAAATCGGCGCGGCGGTGGACTACGGCGTCATCAAGATGAACGTCGACACCGACACCCAGTACGCGTTCACCCGCCCGGTCGCCGAGCACATGTTCCGCAATTACGACGGCGTGCTCAAGGTCGACGGCGAGGTCGGCAACAAGAAGGCCTACGACCCGCGCGCCTACGGTAAGGCCGCCGAGGCTGGCATGGCCGCCCGGGTCGTCGAGGCCTGCGAAAACCTGCGCAGCGCCGGAACCAAGATCAAGTAA
- a CDS encoding SpoIIE family protein phosphatase, whose amino-acid sequence MTAGSAGEPRNLGISDKPTRLPLMAAPGAGLRGGERLFPSQTWRVRAAGATAADSRREIGGRSADLARPADYTEEVSEPVHRRLQLPANDRSPAAARAAVREVLQDSGMRDLMDEALLLTTELTTNGVVHAGTDIQIDAVGNEAGLRVTVTDFRSGSVEPADTTPPDVTAEGGRGLLLVDQFATAWGTTHDAIGKSIWFRLARPGSGDDAQAHVATQSIEAQPLPETYHDVPHPVGSINATEISQLLSVSSEMQNRLSLPRLVEELLHRLQIVTGAAGARATIDYGDTRGENTLASCGSQTQVTFSAPIPVNSPHRGRLHLFGQKPENTSWDVPAALSAERIALAVEVHRLRTDERERSGWLNFLAGAGEILAHSLREDLTVALIPQLVVPRLGQWAAVHLVTSTPQAMIPRLASVQHASEAELPHYRKLLTEAADGVTEELNTFVHRGMEVPLPHPLEGIAVPLEAGGNVLGVLSVGRPEGRAHTAEERDVIIDLAKRCALALDNAHIHTEREQVARDFQAALMPQALPEVPWASFAAEYLPATSFGTHVGGDFYDVMPLTEGRVWASIGDVCGKGAQAAAVTGIVRDVLRVMIRDGRPLPRALELLNLTLLDQPDNTRYATVASAILHHKEGGMEAQLCLSGHDRPLLLRADGGTEWVGREGTAVGLLPEIKTQPVTVPMGPGDALVLFTDGVTERREGSQMFGLDRITQVLRPAAGESAEAIAARLRSAVEEFSMEAPRDDMAILVLRAK is encoded by the coding sequence TTGACGGCTGGGTCGGCCGGGGAGCCGCGCAACCTGGGAATTTCGGACAAGCCGACCAGGCTGCCGCTGATGGCCGCGCCTGGCGCTGGGCTGCGCGGAGGGGAACGGTTGTTCCCCTCACAGACATGGCGCGTACGGGCCGCTGGTGCCACGGCCGCCGATTCCAGGCGCGAAATCGGCGGCCGGAGTGCTGACCTCGCGCGGCCAGCCGACTACACTGAAGAGGTGTCTGAGCCAGTGCATCGCCGCCTCCAGCTGCCGGCCAACGATCGTTCCCCGGCCGCCGCGCGCGCTGCCGTGCGAGAAGTTCTGCAAGACTCCGGCATGCGCGACCTCATGGATGAGGCGCTGTTGTTGACCACGGAGTTGACAACCAACGGCGTCGTCCACGCTGGCACGGATATCCAGATTGACGCTGTGGGCAACGAGGCGGGTCTGCGTGTCACCGTGACCGATTTCCGCTCCGGCTCGGTCGAGCCGGCCGATACGACCCCGCCCGATGTGACCGCCGAAGGTGGGCGCGGCCTGCTGCTAGTCGACCAGTTCGCCACCGCGTGGGGCACCACCCATGACGCCATCGGCAAGTCCATTTGGTTTAGGCTCGCCCGCCCCGGCAGTGGCGACGATGCCCAAGCCCACGTGGCGACGCAATCTATCGAGGCTCAGCCGCTGCCGGAGACCTACCACGACGTGCCGCACCCGGTCGGCAGTATCAACGCGACCGAAATCTCGCAACTGTTGTCGGTCTCCTCGGAGATGCAAAACCGGCTCAGCCTGCCGCGGCTGGTCGAAGAACTGCTGCACCGGCTCCAGATCGTCACTGGGGCCGCCGGCGCCCGAGCAACCATCGACTATGGCGACACACGCGGCGAGAACACCCTGGCTAGCTGTGGTTCGCAGACGCAGGTCACCTTTAGCGCCCCCATCCCGGTCAACTCGCCACATCGGGGCCGCCTGCACTTGTTTGGGCAAAAACCGGAGAACACCAGCTGGGACGTACCGGCGGCGTTGAGCGCCGAACGGATCGCGCTGGCGGTGGAGGTGCATCGACTGCGCACCGATGAACGGGAGCGGTCGGGGTGGCTCAATTTCCTTGCCGGGGCTGGGGAGATTCTCGCTCACAGCCTGCGGGAGGACCTGACTGTCGCTTTGATCCCGCAATTGGTGGTGCCGCGACTGGGCCAGTGGGCGGCCGTGCACCTGGTGACGTCGACGCCGCAGGCGATGATTCCGCGTTTGGCCAGCGTGCAGCACGCTTCCGAGGCGGAGTTGCCGCATTACCGCAAGCTCCTGACCGAAGCGGCCGACGGGGTCACCGAGGAACTCAACACCTTCGTGCATCGAGGTATGGAGGTGCCGCTGCCGCATCCGTTGGAGGGCATCGCGGTGCCGTTGGAGGCGGGCGGGAATGTGCTCGGGGTGTTGTCGGTGGGCCGCCCTGAGGGCCGTGCCCATACCGCCGAGGAGCGCGACGTCATTATCGACCTGGCGAAACGCTGCGCTTTGGCTTTGGACAACGCCCACATTCACACCGAGCGGGAGCAAGTCGCCCGTGACTTCCAGGCCGCGCTGATGCCGCAGGCTCTGCCGGAGGTGCCTTGGGCGTCGTTCGCCGCCGAGTATCTTCCGGCGACCTCGTTTGGTACCCACGTGGGCGGTGACTTCTATGACGTCATGCCGTTGACCGAGGGGCGAGTGTGGGCTTCGATCGGCGACGTGTGTGGCAAGGGCGCGCAGGCCGCGGCTGTGACTGGCATCGTGCGCGACGTTTTGCGGGTGATGATCCGCGACGGGCGTCCCCTGCCGCGGGCGCTAGAGCTTCTCAATTTGACTTTGCTCGATCAGCCGGACAACACCCGCTATGCGACGGTGGCCAGCGCGATCTTGCATCATAAAGAGGGCGGCATGGAGGCGCAGCTGTGTCTGTCGGGCCATGACCGGCCGCTGCTTTTGCGCGCAGATGGCGGCACGGAGTGGGTCGGCCGGGAGGGTACGGCTGTCGGGTTGCTGCCGGAGATCAAGACGCAGCCGGTGACGGTGCCGATGGGTCCTGGGGATGCGCTGGTGTTGTTCACCGATGGGGTGACTGAGCGGCGGGAGGGTTCCCAGATGTTTGGGCTGGATCGGATCACTCAGGTGTTGCGGCCTGCCGCTGGGGAGTCGGCGGAGGCTATCGCGGCGCGGTTGCGTTCGGCCGTGGAGGAGTTTTCGATGGAGGCTCCGCGTGATGACATGGCCATTTTGGTGTTGCGCGCCAAGTGA
- a CDS encoding C40 family peptidase, whose protein sequence is MNTPLGADNSERDSAQAGPAGPGRRHWSRTGLGVASIAALLVAVAASSTPAYADRDIEEIEEELETSHQTLEEVVEEYNAIRVELEDTQEMIAELEDTLEPYEEQLEQLYERTSAFIVTAHISQGLGEFERLLEAGSAEALVERMTQLNAANMYDVALIDELVEVSAEYHEQLQLLEDMREDIAAQEEELESMAQTIESEIEALQNDWSEAALSQGTASGVAIDYDLPYIPGDRGKVVRRALSNIGAPYGWGSSGPNAYDCSGLVLDAYREIGIPLPHNAAAQYNQTTPISRDALQPGDLVFYNGLAHMGMYIGDGLIIHASTYSKPAQIVSLDHGNSWYGATTVF, encoded by the coding sequence GTGAATACTCCCCTTGGTGCGGATAACAGCGAGCGCGACAGTGCCCAGGCCGGCCCGGCCGGGCCTGGCCGCCGCCACTGGAGCCGAACCGGACTGGGCGTCGCCTCGATCGCGGCTCTGCTGGTGGCTGTGGCCGCCTCGTCCACGCCTGCTTACGCCGATCGTGACATTGAAGAGATCGAAGAGGAACTAGAGACCTCGCATCAGACGCTCGAAGAAGTCGTCGAAGAATACAATGCGATCCGCGTCGAGCTCGAAGACACCCAAGAGATGATCGCCGAGCTTGAAGACACCCTTGAGCCCTATGAAGAGCAGCTAGAACAGCTCTATGAGCGCACCAGCGCCTTTATCGTGACCGCGCACATCAGCCAGGGCCTCGGCGAGTTCGAGCGGCTGCTGGAGGCGGGGTCCGCTGAGGCCTTGGTCGAACGGATGACGCAGTTGAACGCCGCGAACATGTACGACGTGGCCCTCATTGACGAGCTGGTCGAGGTCTCGGCCGAATACCACGAGCAGTTGCAGTTGCTCGAGGACATGCGCGAGGATATCGCCGCGCAAGAAGAGGAACTGGAGTCGATGGCCCAGACCATCGAATCCGAAATCGAAGCGCTCCAAAACGACTGGTCCGAAGCGGCCCTGAGCCAAGGCACCGCCTCCGGTGTCGCCATCGACTACGACCTGCCCTATATTCCCGGCGACCGAGGCAAAGTGGTGCGTCGCGCTTTGTCGAACATCGGCGCGCCCTACGGTTGGGGTTCTTCGGGACCGAACGCCTACGACTGCTCTGGCCTGGTGCTTGACGCTTACCGGGAGATCGGCATTCCCCTGCCGCACAACGCCGCCGCGCAATACAACCAGACCACTCCCATTAGCCGCGATGCCCTCCAGCCGGGGGACCTGGTGTTTTACAACGGGCTGGCCCACATGGGCATGTACATTGGCGACGGCTTGATCATCCACGCCTCGACCTACAGCAAACCGGCCCAGATCGTGTCGCTCGACCACGGCAACTCCTGGTACGGCGCCACGACGGTCTTCTAG
- a CDS encoding cysteine dioxygenase, whose protein sequence is MPTQRSNIGQQPENLTERLVALAHSYACETKIEARFRPHSRWAAKISSAPDHEAWLLAWLPGQGTDLHDHGGTGQPSNAAVKVISGELSEYTVQAGEFPRLHRRDLQAGDVSAVSNRTIHAMRNRSSLPAVSIHVYVPKLECMRTYLVDETGLTPSQIKLAGDDWAEASPFHSVDYVCKG, encoded by the coding sequence GTGCCAACCCAACGCAGCAACATCGGTCAGCAACCAGAGAATCTTACCGAACGTCTCGTCGCGCTCGCGCACAGCTATGCCTGTGAGACGAAGATCGAGGCTCGATTCCGGCCACACTCGCGTTGGGCCGCAAAGATTTCCTCAGCACCCGACCACGAAGCGTGGCTCTTGGCCTGGCTCCCCGGACAGGGGACTGACCTCCACGACCATGGCGGCACCGGCCAGCCGTCAAACGCGGCAGTCAAGGTCATCTCCGGTGAACTGTCCGAATACACCGTCCAAGCCGGAGAGTTCCCACGGCTGCACCGCCGCGACCTACAAGCTGGCGATGTGAGCGCGGTGTCCAACCGCACGATCCACGCCATGCGCAACCGCTCCTCCCTGCCAGCGGTCAGCATCCACGTCTACGTCCCGAAACTGGAGTGCATGCGCACCTACCTAGTGGACGAGACCGGCCTCACGCCCTCGCAGATCAAGCTCGCCGGTGACGACTGGGCCGAGGCCAGCCCTTTCCACAGCGTCGACTACGTGTGCAAAGGCTGA
- a CDS encoding DUF4097 family beta strand repeat-containing protein has product MSYPNTTTDAQKPSPPSPFAQAMGNAVRVLIAFIAALALVGGLLVAVYYFARDIEENAASYPASDEVVLDIDNGNVNITVGDTDEIVVEREVLTVFVEPTYREDHSPEKLHVTMEGCRFMWMVVGPDCRVSYDITVPEGTAVSGHVSHGRVQIRDTNAPIDISVRHGRLDISGATGEVRAESAHGQVDISQIEGDVWAYSRHGKITINNVEGNVEAESNHGNLAITGTTGAIHAVTRHGRLHIDGGSEELYARTNHGNIEVANTSADTITLDTNHGGIELDVATLPTSAKLTTNHGDVVVFIPNHNTPINFSSNTNHGDVNIEVATSAPSRHHFEAITNHGDIDVFYR; this is encoded by the coding sequence ATGTCTTACCCAAACACCACCACAGACGCCCAAAAGCCCAGCCCGCCTTCGCCATTCGCGCAAGCGATGGGAAACGCGGTGCGCGTCCTCATCGCCTTTATCGCCGCTCTAGCCCTGGTCGGGGGCCTCCTCGTCGCCGTGTACTACTTCGCCCGCGACATTGAGGAAAACGCCGCCAGCTATCCGGCATCGGACGAAGTCGTACTCGACATCGACAACGGCAACGTGAACATCACCGTGGGCGACACGGACGAAATCGTCGTCGAACGCGAAGTCTTGACCGTTTTCGTCGAGCCCACCTACCGCGAGGACCATTCACCCGAGAAACTGCACGTGACCATGGAAGGCTGCCGGTTCATGTGGATGGTCGTTGGTCCCGACTGCCGAGTCTCCTACGACATCACCGTCCCAGAAGGCACCGCCGTCAGCGGCCACGTCAGCCACGGCCGCGTCCAGATCCGCGACACGAACGCCCCCATTGACATCTCAGTTCGACACGGACGCCTCGATATCTCCGGAGCCACCGGCGAAGTGCGCGCCGAAAGTGCCCACGGGCAGGTGGATATAAGCCAGATCGAAGGCGACGTGTGGGCGTACAGCCGCCACGGGAAAATCACCATCAACAACGTCGAGGGCAACGTGGAAGCCGAAAGCAACCACGGCAACCTAGCCATCACAGGCACCACAGGCGCAATCCATGCCGTCACCAGACACGGTCGCCTTCACATCGACGGAGGCAGCGAAGAACTCTACGCCCGAACCAACCACGGCAACATCGAGGTAGCCAACACCTCCGCCGACACCATCACCCTCGACACCAACCACGGCGGAATCGAACTCGACGTCGCTACATTGCCGACCTCAGCGAAGCTGACCACCAACCACGGGGACGTGGTCGTCTTCATACCCAACCACAACACGCCGATCAACTTCTCCTCAAACACAAACCACGGAGATGTGAACATCGAAGTGGCGACCTCGGCCCCATCACGTCACCACTTCGAGGCAATCACCAACCACGGCGACATCGACGTTTTCTATCGCTAG
- a CDS encoding S9 family peptidase, giving the protein MTENPPIAARIETKRTHHGDTVIDPYAWLKDPKDPETLAYLKAENAYTDSRTSHLAGLRETLFGEIKNRVQETDLSVPTRVGDWWYYSRSEEGKQYAISCRLPAGEETAPPHIEPGQALEGEEILLDGNALAEGHDFFSMGVFDVSPDGNLLAYGVDFAGDERFTLRFKDLRTGEHVSKTIEGVFYGGAWSADSRVFFYVTVDEAWRPDRVWRHTLGSEGDDVLVYHEEDERFWVGISLSRSEKYLMLDLGSKLTAETRILAADNPEGEFTAFGHGRRQGIEVHVEHQSALPGHDGPGRFFVLHNDGAENFELGWTPEDDTTDFHVILPHSPTSRLEGIEAFESFAVVSLRSEGLTQVGLLTGDETDLKLIEFDEPIYSVSSTSNPEYRTNMVRLGYTSLVAPASIYDYEVTTGQMHLRKETPVLGDFNRSDYRQYREWATAADGTKVPISIVAHKDVEPGSAAPCLLYGYGSYEMSIDPYFSTPRLSLLDRGVVFAIAHIRGGGEMGRAWYDNGKMLKKKNTFTDYVDCAHHLIETGWTSANKLVARGGSAGGMLMGAVANLAPSSFAGVLAEVPFVDSLNTILDPTMPLTVIEWEEWGNPLEDPDVYAYMKSYSPYENVAATEYPSILAVTSLNDTRVGFHEPAKWVAQLRHTATGGQVLLKTEMEAGHGGRSGRYDAWHEESFNLAWILDQVGLADK; this is encoded by the coding sequence ATGACTGAAAATCCACCGATTGCCGCGCGGATCGAGACGAAGCGCACTCACCACGGCGACACCGTCATTGACCCCTACGCCTGGTTGAAAGACCCTAAAGATCCCGAAACTCTGGCCTATCTCAAGGCCGAGAACGCCTACACCGATTCGCGCACCTCGCACCTGGCTGGGCTGCGCGAGACCCTGTTCGGCGAGATCAAAAACCGCGTGCAGGAGACCGACCTGTCCGTACCCACCCGGGTCGGCGACTGGTGGTACTACTCCCGGTCAGAAGAGGGCAAGCAGTACGCGATCAGCTGCCGCCTCCCAGCTGGCGAGGAGACCGCCCCGCCCCACATCGAGCCCGGGCAGGCCCTTGAGGGTGAAGAGATTCTCCTCGACGGCAACGCCCTGGCTGAGGGCCACGACTTCTTCTCCATGGGTGTGTTTGATGTCTCGCCCGACGGCAACCTATTGGCCTACGGGGTCGACTTCGCCGGTGACGAGCGCTTCACGCTGCGCTTCAAAGACCTACGCACCGGCGAACACGTCAGCAAAACCATCGAGGGGGTCTTCTACGGCGGCGCGTGGTCGGCAGATTCGCGCGTGTTCTTCTATGTCACCGTCGACGAGGCATGGCGTCCCGACCGGGTTTGGCGGCACACGCTGGGCTCCGAGGGAGACGACGTGCTGGTCTACCACGAGGAAGACGAACGTTTCTGGGTCGGCATCAGCCTGTCGCGATCCGAGAAATACCTGATGCTGGACTTGGGTTCGAAACTCACCGCCGAGACCCGCATCTTGGCCGCCGACAACCCCGAAGGCGAGTTCACCGCCTTCGGACATGGCCGCCGCCAAGGAATCGAAGTCCACGTCGAACACCAGTCCGCGCTACCGGGCCATGACGGCCCGGGCCGGTTCTTCGTCCTGCACAACGACGGGGCCGAAAACTTCGAACTGGGTTGGACGCCTGAAGACGACACCACCGACTTCCACGTGATCCTCCCCCATTCGCCCACGTCGCGCCTGGAAGGGATCGAAGCGTTCGAATCCTTCGCGGTGGTCAGCCTCCGCAGCGAGGGCCTCACCCAAGTGGGCCTCCTCACCGGCGACGAAACCGACCTGAAGCTCATCGAATTCGACGAGCCGATCTACTCGGTCAGCAGTACCAGCAACCCCGAGTACCGCACGAACATGGTGCGCCTGGGCTACACGTCCCTGGTAGCTCCCGCCTCGATCTACGACTACGAGGTCACCACCGGCCAGATGCACTTGCGCAAGGAAACGCCCGTCTTGGGCGATTTCAACCGCAGCGACTACCGCCAGTACCGCGAATGGGCCACCGCCGCCGACGGCACCAAGGTGCCCATATCGATCGTCGCGCACAAAGACGTCGAACCCGGTTCGGCCGCTCCGTGCCTGCTCTACGGCTACGGCTCCTACGAAATGTCGATAGACCCGTACTTCTCCACTCCTCGTCTCTCGCTGCTGGACCGGGGCGTCGTCTTCGCCATCGCCCACATCCGCGGTGGGGGCGAAATGGGCCGCGCCTGGTACGACAACGGCAAAATGCTCAAGAAGAAGAACACGTTCACCGACTATGTCGACTGCGCACACCACCTCATCGAGACCGGGTGGACCTCGGCGAACAAACTGGTCGCCCGTGGCGGCTCCGCCGGGGGCATGCTCATGGGCGCCGTAGCCAACTTGGCGCCCTCATCGTTCGCGGGGGTACTGGCCGAAGTGCCGTTCGTGGACTCCCTGAACACCATCCTCGACCCGACCATGCCGCTGACGGTCATCGAATGGGAAGAGTGGGGCAACCCGCTGGAGGACCCCGACGTCTACGCCTACATGAAGTCCTACTCACCATACGAGAACGTCGCCGCGACCGAATACCCGTCGATCTTGGCCGTGACCAGCCTCAACGACACCCGAGTGGGGTTCCATGAACCCGCCAAGTGGGTCGCCCAGCTGCGCCACACCGCCACCGGCGGCCAAGTGCTGCTGAAAACCGAGATGGAAGCCGGACACGGCGGACGCTCCGGCCGTTACGACGCCTGGCACGAGGAATCATTCAACCTCGCCTGGATTCTCGACCAAGTCGGACTCGCCGACAAGTAA
- a CDS encoding sensor histidine kinase, whose amino-acid sequence MSTDSMTHVAGKPGLARFLFGMRPSQIGLATVYFLLGFPLAIVAFVLPVVVGSTGVPLLIIYPVGLLFVGLWIVVVRSSAVAQRWLVETFLETRIEPPPKFTPEGGWHQRLWAWAMHRDTWRYFGYFMARLPVAIFTFTLTIVVWSVPVGLLSIPVRMLLLGADFGEIGVWLVTALGLIAGVAMLPFIPLVLRSLAHIDIALATALLGRSAKEQLGVRVDELSTSRSRMVDAAENERRRIERDLHDGAGQQLVSLAMLLGMAREKMAHDPQAAAQLLDEAHTGAKEALSGLRDIVRGISPAILNDRGLGAALSAISARSSVPVSVNVNVDRRPGPTIEGIAYYIVCEAISNAVRHTRPNHINVKVVRTDDVLEVEVTDDGQGGADPARGTGLRGLADRVAAIDGGLEITSPVGGPTIIRALLPAGRRESADHDAQSTVDLRADGSQEGIDSPEGSK is encoded by the coding sequence ATGTCTACTGATTCTATGACTCACGTGGCCGGCAAGCCAGGGCTCGCTCGGTTCCTCTTCGGTATGAGGCCATCCCAAATTGGGTTGGCCACCGTCTACTTCCTCCTTGGTTTCCCGCTAGCGATCGTGGCTTTTGTACTGCCGGTGGTCGTCGGCTCCACCGGCGTGCCGCTGCTGATTATCTATCCGGTGGGTTTGCTTTTCGTTGGGCTGTGGATTGTGGTTGTGCGCAGCAGCGCCGTAGCCCAACGGTGGCTCGTCGAGACGTTTCTGGAAACCCGCATCGAGCCACCGCCGAAGTTCACCCCCGAAGGCGGTTGGCACCAACGACTCTGGGCATGGGCGATGCACCGCGACACGTGGCGCTACTTCGGATACTTCATGGCGCGCCTGCCCGTGGCCATCTTCACTTTCACCTTGACGATCGTCGTTTGGTCGGTGCCGGTGGGCCTGCTGTCGATACCGGTGCGGATGCTGTTGCTGGGGGCGGACTTCGGAGAAATAGGCGTATGGCTGGTGACGGCTCTCGGTCTTATCGCCGGGGTGGCCATGCTGCCGTTTATTCCCCTGGTGTTGCGCTCGCTGGCGCACATCGACATCGCGTTGGCCACCGCCTTGCTGGGGCGCTCGGCGAAGGAACAGCTGGGAGTACGAGTCGACGAGTTGTCAACTAGCCGCTCCCGCATGGTTGACGCCGCCGAGAACGAACGCCGCCGCATCGAACGCGACCTACACGACGGCGCGGGCCAGCAGCTCGTGTCGCTGGCGATGCTGTTGGGAATGGCGCGCGAGAAGATGGCCCACGACCCCCAGGCCGCCGCGCAGCTACTGGACGAAGCCCACACGGGGGCCAAAGAGGCCCTGAGCGGATTGCGCGACATAGTGCGTGGAATTAGCCCGGCAATCCTTAACGACCGGGGTTTGGGAGCCGCGCTGTCGGCGATCTCGGCCCGCTCCTCGGTGCCCGTCTCGGTTAACGTCAACGTGGACCGACGACCGGGGCCAACCATTGAAGGCATCGCGTACTACATCGTGTGCGAGGCGATCAGCAACGCCGTGCGGCACACCCGCCCAAACCACATCAACGTCAAGGTGGTCCGCACCGACGATGTGCTGGAGGTTGAGGTCACCGATGACGGCCAAGGCGGCGCTGACCCCGCACGCGGCACCGGCTTGCGCGGCCTGGCCGACCGGGTGGCGGCCATCGATGGCGGACTTGAGATCACCAGCCCCGTCGGCGGACCGACCATCATTAGGGCCCTCTTGCCCGCCGGGCGTCGAGAGTCCGCCGACCACGATGCGCAGAGCACGGTTGACCTACGCGCCGATGGTTCCCAGGAGGGTATCGACTCGCCCGAAGGGAGCAAATGA